TCCAAAAAATAAACAAAGCATACAGCTCGGTTATAGTTATGAAAGATAAAGATTTTTTTCCTTCAAAACTTAATGCAAAAGCCACTCCGATGCTTTACTTTTTAGATAAGAATGAAAATATAATTGACTACTCTTTAGGTTATTGGGATGTTGCTGATTTTAATTTTATACTTAAAGACGTTCAAAAAAGATATTTAAAAGGAATGAAAAAATGAAAAATATATTATTAGCATTAGCAATATTATTAGCATCACAAAATCTTTACGCCTACAATTCAAAAGGGATGAAAGTCTATAAAAAACTGTGTGTATCCTGTCACGGAAGCCCATTTAGAGGTGCAAAGATGCACACGGTACTTGAATGGGAAATGATTTATGATGAATCAGATACGGCAATCAAAGATTTGCATAAATCGGACAAAGAGGCTATGGAAATTTTAAATGACAGTTATTTTACAAAAAAGAAACAATCATATCTTAAAAAGTTTTTAATCGGAAGTGCAAAAGATGCCGGTTCGGTTCCGGGATGTGACGGAAACTACTGCGGTTACTAACAAAAAATATTAGAGTTTTTAGAGAAGTCTTACTTTAAAAAATCCTTCTCCCAAAAAAACTCTATCCACTCGGTAGCCTCATTTATCCAAAAATCAGGTTTGTATATAGATGTTTTTTTATAAAAAAGTGTAGCTGATTTAAACTCAATTTCTAAATTTTTCGCCTTTAAATCTTTCATAACTGCATCTAGCGTGTCTCCACTGTCGGCTATATCATCAACTACCAATATTCTTTTTATGTCTTTTTCAAAATCACACATATTAAATACGCTGATACATTCTCTTTTTTTCGTATCGTCGTAAAGTTCGGTTCTTAATGTTTGAACCTCTCTTAAGCCAATTCCTTCGGCTATACAATGGGCTAAGGTCAAACCGCCTCTTGCTATACCTACAACAGCTTGTGGATTAAACTCGTCTATCTGTTTAATTAAAGCTTTTGTATCATCTCTAAAATTTTCATAAGCATAATATTTCATAGTTAAAATTATACACATCAAGTATTATTTAAAACTTTTAAGATAAAATTTTATATCAACGAAAATGAGGGAAAAATGTATAAATATATTATAACGGCGATAATAATAGCTATATTTGCAGGATGTTCGGCACCTAAACCAAAACATGCACCGAGTTGGTACACCTCACCTCCAAAAGATTTTAAATTTATTTACTCAGTTGCATCCGGCGAGAGTTTGACACACGCAAAAAACAAAGCTATCATAAACTTAAGAGAACAAATACAAAAAGACTTGGATTCGGTTTTTACAAATAAAACTACAAAACTGAAGTTAGATGATAGTTTTGATTTAACGCCTATTTTAAAAGAGAATGAACGCCTTGTAAATACGATGTCTCTAATAGAGCTTAAAATAGAAAAGACACAAAAGTTTAACGATCAAGAGCTTATACTTTTAAAAACTCCTCGAAAGGCAATTTTTGATAGATTTGATATCATCGCCACTAAAAGACTAAAAAACTCAAAAGAAAACTATGATTCTATTCAAGAAAACGATTCATGGTTAAAAAAATATAGTATCTTGCATAATGAGATGAAAAACTTTGCTAAATTAGCTTCAATAATAGAAGCTAGAAAATTATTGATTAACTCTTATAACAATATAAGTGAAATAAACTATCTGAACAATCTATATTCTGATTATATTGAGCTAAAAAATCAGATTAGCATATACGTACTCTCGGACGTTAATTCTATGGGCTTTGTTAAAGGTGTAAAAACTGCTTTAAGCTCAAACGGACTTGAACTAAGTTCAAAACCAAAAAGCGACAAATCCTTAAAAATTTTTATAACATCTACTACGCAAAATGTTCAAGACTACGGTTTTAACAAGTCTAAATCTTTAGTCAAATACACTACATATGATTTAAACAAAAACAAAGTTGCATTTAAGCAGCACACTTTTTCTGCTAAATCGAGAAAAAGCTATTCAGATGCAAAAGCACAGTCTTTGATACACCAAAATAGTAAAATCAAAAAGCTTGGTATATTTGATTTTTTAGGTGTTAAGTAACTTAATTAATAATTTTTATTTAAGACTCCTGAGAGTATAATCAACTAAATTTAAAGTGAGGAATTTATTATGATAAAGACTGTATATACAATTGCCTTAGCAAGTTTAATCGCTATGTCAATCACAGGATGTAGTGAAAAAGAATCAAAGCCCGCTGAAAAACCACAAGTTAGTTTTGAATGTAAACAAGATGGAGCTTTAGCTCCTAAATGGACTTGTGTACCTATAGTAGAAGGTGCTTATGCAGGTGTCGGTATAGCTAAAAAATCTGCTGCGGGAATGGGACATATGAAAAGAGTAGCACTGGCAAACGGTAGAAGCAATCTTGCTCAACAGATTAATTCTCAAGTCAAAGACAAAGTAGAAACATTTACCCGTACTACAGGTAACGGTAATGACGAGACGGTAGATCAGGTTACTACTGCCGTTTCAAAACAGATTGCAAAAGTGGACTTACAGGGTTCTAAAGCTATAGATGCATGGACATCTCCTGCAGGAAATCTTTATCTTTTAGTAACCGTACCCGAATCAAATGTAAATACAAAAGTAAAAGATGCGGTTAAAACAAGTTTTAAAAACGATAATGCACTATGGCAACAGTTTCAATCTAAAAATGCCTTAGAAGAATTAGACAAAGAATTTCCTTCAGACTAATATTTTTTTTAATTAGGTTGTAAGTTTTTACAACCTAAGCGATACTCTCTTTATGATATAATTCCACAAATATTACAAATTAACTACTTTCTACTCGTTAAAATAAGGTTTATCATGAAAAAAATTGCAATTATAGGTCGTCCCAATGTCGGAAAAAGCTCACTTTTTAACCGTTTGGTAAAAAAAAGAGACGCTATAACATCAGATATGGCAGGGACTACTCGTGACGTAAAAAGACGTGAAGTAGTGATAAACAATAAACGTGCTTTGTTACTTGATACCGGTGGATTAGACAAGGGTTGTGAGCTATATGACAAAATAAAAGATATGTCGCTAAAAGCTGCCCATAAAGCAGACATAATTCTTTATATGGTGGACGGAAAAGGCTTACCTGAAGATGAAGATAAAAAACTTTTTTATGAACTTCAAACTATGGGTAAAGATATAGCCTTGGTTGTAAACAAAATTGATAACGACAAAATGAAAGACAAACTTTGGGATTTTTACGAGTTTGGATGCGATGCTATTTTTGGAATATCTGTCTCACATAACCGCGGTACTGTTAATCTTTTAGAATGGATATATAACCACATTCCGGACTCGGATATTATAGACGAAGAAGCCGAAGAAATAATAAGCGAACCTGAAATTCCAGAATATGAAAACGAACTTAACGATGAAGAGTTTTTTGCTCAGTTTGAAGATGAAGAGGACGGTTACTTTTACACGGATGAAGAAGAAGTAGAAGATGACTCCATTTTTGCTCAAAACGATAAAATAAAAGAGTTTGACGAAAATGATATAAACCATATAAAAATAGCAATAATCGGTCGTACCAATGTTGGTAAAAGTTCACTCTTAAATGCACTTTTAGGTGAAGAACGCTCTGTTGTAAGTGATGTTAGCGGTACTACAATCGATCCTATTGATGAGAGTATTGATTACAAGGGTAAACAACTTACATTTGTAGATACAGCAGGTCTTAGACGTCGCGGAAAGATTGACGGTATTGAGAGATATGCCCTGATGCGTACCAAAGAGATGCTTGAGAATGCAAATATGGCTTTGGTTGTATTAGATGCAAGTGAGCCGTTTTTAGACTTAGATGAAAAGATAGCAGGCTTGGTCGATCAAAACAGACTTGCTTGTATCATCGTTTTAAACAAATGGGATATAGCCGATAAAAATGAGTTTGAAAGAATTAAAAACGAAGTAAGAGACAGATTTAAATTTTTAGCCTATGCACCTATAATCACGTTATCTGCAAATACGCATCAGCGTGTAGATAAACTTCATGATATGATCTTAAAAATCAATGAAAACTATTCACAAAGAATTACTACTTCACAACTAAATGCAGTTATAGATAAAGCACAGCAACGCCATCAGTTACCGACTATGCACGGTCAGGTAATACGCATCTACTATACTACGCAGTATGAAACACGCCCACCGAAGATTGCCATAGTTATGAACAAACCAAAGGGGCTTCACTTCACATATAGAAGATATCTGACAAATAAGTTAAGAGAAGCTTTTGATTTTACGGGAACACCGTTATTGTTTAAGGCTAAGAAGCGTGGTGAACGCTAGAATGGCTTGAACACCACTAACCAAACAACTATAAGAAGTATTAGAGTCGGCACTTCGTTATAAGCACGGAAAAATTTTCCGCTTTTATCACACTTATCTTCCAAAAATTGTTTTCTGTAATAACCCAATGAAAAGAAATAAGCCATAAGCAAAACAACAAGCGTTATTTTTACGTGTAGCCAGGCATTACCCTTAAATCCGATTTCAAATGCCAAATAAAAACCACTTAAAATCGTCCCCCACATAGCAGGGACTCCGATATATTTATATATCTTCATCTCCATAACTTTTACAACTTCGCAGAAACCTTTGTTTTCAATATTTTCCGCGTGGTAAACAAAAAGTCTCGGCATGTAAAATAAAACTGCAAACCAAGAAATCAACGATAATAAGTGGAACCACAATACCCAACTGTACACTACACTCTCTCCTATCTAAACTACTATGAGTCTAATGTTTCTAAATCTTTGATAGAACCTTTTGAAGGAGCTACTATTTTATCATGTAAGCGACGAAGTGCTTTAGTTGTACGCTCAATTCCTAAGTCGATTGCAGTATCTAAGTTTTCGTCACTTTGAGAGATTACTACAGGTTCTGCATGAGCTATATGTATATCAAATTCTATTGAAACACCTTTTTTTTCTGCTTTAACACGAACATTAACACTTGTTATATCTAACGAATATTTTGTAAAACTATCTATTGCATTTTGTATATGAGCTTTTGTATTAGCATGAAGTGTAACATCTTTTGATTGAACTTGAACATTCATAATATATCCTTTGTTTAGAAGTACTCTAAGCACTTCCTTATTATGTTTATATAGTAACACTTTTAACATTTACTTTTGCTAAAATATGCCCTATGATATAATTGCAAAAAAATTTTAGGAAAATTATATGAGAGTATTAACCGGCATCCAGCCATCAGGTGATTTACACATCGGTAACTATTTCGGATCGATAAAACAAATGGTAGATGCACAAGCAGAAAATGAAACTTTTGCGTTTATAGCAAACTATCATGCACAAACAAGTGGCGGTAAAGATTTAAGCCGTTTTACAATGCAGGCAGCTACGGATTTTTTAGCACTTGGAATAGACCCTGAGAAATCTACGTTTTGGGTTCAATCTGATGTTAAAGAGGTACTTGAATTATACTGGATACTTTCATCTTTTACACCTATGGGTTTACTCGAACGTGCACATAGCTACAAAGATAAAACAGCTAAAGGTATAGCCGCAAACCACTCATTATTTTCTTATCCTGTTTTAATGGCTGCAGATATTTTACTATTTGGTTCTGAAGTTGTTCCTGTCGGAAAAGATCAGATTCAACATATAGAAATCGCACGCGATATTGCTACTAAATTT
The genomic region above belongs to Sulfurimonas lithotrophica and contains:
- a CDS encoding LPP20 family lipoprotein; amino-acid sequence: MIKTVYTIALASLIAMSITGCSEKESKPAEKPQVSFECKQDGALAPKWTCVPIVEGAYAGVGIAKKSAAGMGHMKRVALANGRSNLAQQINSQVKDKVETFTRTTGNGNDETVDQVTTAVSKQIAKVDLQGSKAIDAWTSPAGNLYLLVTVPESNVNTKVKDAVKTSFKNDNALWQQFQSKNALEELDKEFPSD
- the der gene encoding ribosome biogenesis GTPase Der; protein product: MKKIAIIGRPNVGKSSLFNRLVKKRDAITSDMAGTTRDVKRREVVINNKRALLLDTGGLDKGCELYDKIKDMSLKAAHKADIILYMVDGKGLPEDEDKKLFYELQTMGKDIALVVNKIDNDKMKDKLWDFYEFGCDAIFGISVSHNRGTVNLLEWIYNHIPDSDIIDEEAEEIISEPEIPEYENELNDEEFFAQFEDEEDGYFYTDEEEVEDDSIFAQNDKIKEFDENDINHIKIAIIGRTNVGKSSLLNALLGEERSVVSDVSGTTIDPIDESIDYKGKQLTFVDTAGLRRRGKIDGIERYALMRTKEMLENANMALVVLDASEPFLDLDEKIAGLVDQNRLACIIVLNKWDIADKNEFERIKNEVRDRFKFLAYAPIITLSANTHQRVDKLHDMILKINENYSQRITTSQLNAVIDKAQQRHQLPTMHGQVIRIYYTTQYETRPPKIAIVMNKPKGLHFTYRRYLTNKLREAFDFTGTPLLFKAKKRGER
- a CDS encoding LPP20 family lipoprotein, which produces MYKYIITAIIIAIFAGCSAPKPKHAPSWYTSPPKDFKFIYSVASGESLTHAKNKAIINLREQIQKDLDSVFTNKTTKLKLDDSFDLTPILKENERLVNTMSLIELKIEKTQKFNDQELILLKTPRKAIFDRFDIIATKRLKNSKENYDSIQENDSWLKKYSILHNEMKNFAKLASIIEARKLLINSYNNISEINYLNNLYSDYIELKNQISIYVLSDVNSMGFVKGVKTALSSNGLELSSKPKSDKSLKIFITSTTQNVQDYGFNKSKSLVKYTTYDLNKNKVAFKQHTFSAKSRKSYSDAKAQSLIHQNSKIKKLGIFDFLGVK
- the hpf gene encoding ribosome hibernation-promoting factor, HPF/YfiA family gives rise to the protein MNVQVQSKDVTLHANTKAHIQNAIDSFTKYSLDITSVNVRVKAEKKGVSIEFDIHIAHAEPVVISQSDENLDTAIDLGIERTTKALRRLHDKIVAPSKGSIKDLETLDS
- a CDS encoding phosphoribosyltransferase encodes the protein MCIILTMKYYAYENFRDDTKALIKQIDEFNPQAVVGIARGGLTLAHCIAEGIGLREVQTLRTELYDDTKKRECISVFNMCDFEKDIKRILVVDDIADSGDTLDAVMKDLKAKNLEIEFKSATLFYKKTSIYKPDFWINEATEWIEFFWEKDFLK
- the hemJ gene encoding protoporphyrinogen oxidase HemJ, with the translated sequence MYSWVLWFHLLSLISWFAVLFYMPRLFVYHAENIENKGFCEVVKVMEMKIYKYIGVPAMWGTILSGFYLAFEIGFKGNAWLHVKITLVVLLMAYFFSLGYYRKQFLEDKCDKSGKFFRAYNEVPTLILLIVVWLVVFKPF
- a CDS encoding thioredoxin family protein, which produces MKYFLILLALSLSLFADSIEWNKDYKTAVEKAKKTDKLVFVFITSKDCKFCKKLKETTLEDKNIVQKINKAYSSVIVMKDKDFFPSKLNAKATPMLYFLDKNENIIDYSLGYWDVADFNFILKDVQKRYLKGMKK
- a CDS encoding cytochrome c; translation: MKNILLALAILLASQNLYAYNSKGMKVYKKLCVSCHGSPFRGAKMHTVLEWEMIYDESDTAIKDLHKSDKEAMEILNDSYFTKKKQSYLKKFLIGSAKDAGSVPGCDGNYCGY